In the genome of Vanacampus margaritifer isolate UIUO_Vmar chromosome 1, RoL_Vmar_1.0, whole genome shotgun sequence, one region contains:
- the supt7l gene encoding STAGA complex 65 subunit gamma: protein MMRYWGEIPGPAGAPASRSSFDLLQREFRSVEMQDPPLHQPSAQRPRPTTMLDVPSEPCSLTIHTVQLCQHARRLRGLLAAAQGQSSTSSEAGGKLEDVDTNLPPRPPTPPAMPDDLLPIDSKDPRQPFQLRHSDPESDFYKGRGEPVTELSWPSCRQLLYQSVATILAHAGFEMAQESVLETLTDLVHEHYLRLTRLLRVAVDREARLGASPFPDVMEQVFHEVGIGSVLALQRFWQVRIKDYHSYMLQVSNDLSEEYKRLVNPEKALEDSKPLRIKEEPMSDISFPVSEEPEADLASGDQALPMGVLGAHAERLSAGLDADHSPHTSSGGVANNSPLWPQVKMEPHDGDEGQGAAHHPHPHHHLGGDVFEEGDPMSTMSESGGAMGSSPAGAASDGSYASHSPDSLMSTSPVFNLRPKKRAKKM, encoded by the exons ATGATGCGCTACTGGGGTGAGATCCCTGGGCCTGCAGGGGCTCCCGCCAGTCGCAGCTCCTTTGATTTGCTCCAGCGGGAATTTCGATCGGTGGAGATGCAGGATCCTCCGCTGCATCAGCCGTCGGCCCAGCGTCCGCGCCCCACCACCATGCTGGATGTCCCGTCCGAGCCGTGCAGTCTTACCATTCACACGGTGCAGCTGTGCCAGCACGCCCGCCGCCTCCGTGGCCTTTTGGCGGCAGCTCAGGGTCAGAGCTCGACATCTTCCGAGGCTGGCGGCAAGCTGGAGGATGTTGATACGAACCTGCCCCCGCGCCCTCCAACCCCACCCGCAATGCCTGATGACTTGCTACCAATTGACAGCAAAGATCCCCGGCAACCCTTCCAACTCCGCCACAGTGACCCTGAAAGTGACTTTTATAA GGGTCGAGGGGAGCCAGTCACAGAGCTGAGTTGGCCCTCCTGCAGACAGCTCCTATATCAGTCAGTGGCCACCATCTTGGCCCACGCAGGCTTTGAAATGGCCCAAGAGAGCGTGCTAGAAACTCTGACCGACCTGGTTCACGAGCACTACCTGCGCCTGACCCGCCTCCTGCGGGTAGCTGTGGATAGGGAGGCCCGGCTGGGGGCCAGTCCCTTTCCTGACGTGATGGAGCAAGTTTTCCATGAAGTAGGCATCGGCAGTGTGCTAGCCCTGCAGCGCTTCTGGCAAGTGCGCATCAAGGATTATCACAGCTACATGTTACAG GTCAGTAATGATCTGTCAGAAGAATACAAAAGGTTGGTAAATCCTGAAAAGGCTCTGGAGGACTCGAAGCCCCTCAGGATCAAGGAGGAGCCCATGAGTGACATTTCCTTCCCGGTTAGTGAGGAGCCAGAGGCCGACCTCGCGTCCGGGGACCAAGCCTTGCCCATGGGGGTCCTCGGGGCTCACGCCGAGAGGCTGTCCGCAGGCCTGGATGCCGACCATTCTCCTCACACATCAA GTGGTGGTGTGGCCAACAACTCCCCTTTGTGGCCACAGGTCAAAATGGAACCACATGACGGTGATGAAGGCCAAGGTGCTGCTCACCATCCTCATCCCCATCACCACCTGGGTGGGGATGTGTTTGAGGAGGGGGACCCCATGTCGACTATGAGCGAGTCGGGAGGCGCCATGGGGTCTTCTCCCGCTGGTGCGGCGTCAGATGGCAGCTATGCCTCACATTCGCCCGACTCCCTGATGAGCACATCACCCGTCTTCAACCTGAGACCCAAGAAGCGAGCGAAgaagatgtga